The following are encoded in a window of Mycolicibacterium tusciae JS617 genomic DNA:
- a CDS encoding ArsR/SmtB family transcription factor, with amino-acid sequence MSNRSRSSEDCCALEPLVREPLTTAQATETAAKFKALSDPVRLRLLSSVASHAGGEACVCDISPGVEVSQPTISHHLKVLRDAGLLTSERRASWVYYAVVPEALASLSSLLSVSADVAHTVGARA; translated from the coding sequence ATGTCGAATCGGTCCAGGTCCTCGGAGGACTGCTGTGCGCTTGAGCCGTTGGTGCGGGAACCGTTGACGACGGCTCAAGCGACCGAAACGGCCGCGAAGTTCAAGGCGTTGTCCGATCCGGTGCGATTGCGCCTGCTGAGCTCGGTGGCAAGCCATGCTGGCGGCGAGGCGTGCGTGTGCGACATCTCACCCGGCGTCGAGGTGTCACAGCCGACGATCTCGCACCACCTGAAGGTTCTGCGCGACGCAGGGTTGCTTACGTCGGAGCGGCGCGCTTCCTGGGTGTACTACGCCGTCGTGCCCGAGGCCCTCGCCTCGTTGTCGTCGTTGTTGAGTGTCAGTGCCGACGTGGCGCACACGGTAGGGGCCCGGGCATGA
- the mshD gene encoding mycothiol synthase, giving the protein MTGTELAWRTGLSDNDQSRIRELVAAAAALDGVAPVGDQVLRELSHDRTRHLLAVGDSDDGGDSGEIVGYLNLAPPDEDVPAMAELVVHPSARRRGVGSEMARQGLTAGGDGARIWAHGNIEAARATAASLDLAVVRELLQMRRPLNDLPEVTIPDGVRIATYSGPADDAELLRVNNAAFAWHPEQGGWTVADIDERRGEAWFDPEGIFLAVEETTGKLLGFHWTKVHNTDLGEVYVVGVDPAAQGRGLGGVLTLVGLHHLARALSASSQPAAILYVEADNSAAVNTYERLGFDVKSVDTAYG; this is encoded by the coding sequence GTGACCGGTACGGAACTCGCCTGGCGGACCGGTCTGTCCGATAACGATCAGAGCCGCATCCGCGAGCTCGTGGCCGCGGCCGCGGCACTTGATGGCGTCGCGCCCGTCGGCGACCAGGTTCTGCGAGAACTGAGCCACGACCGCACCCGGCATCTGCTCGCTGTCGGGGACAGCGACGACGGCGGGGACAGCGGAGAGATTGTGGGATACCTCAACTTGGCGCCGCCCGACGAGGACGTACCTGCGATGGCCGAACTCGTCGTGCATCCGTCAGCGCGTCGGCGCGGCGTCGGTTCGGAGATGGCGCGGCAGGGGCTGACCGCGGGCGGCGACGGCGCACGCATCTGGGCGCACGGCAACATCGAGGCCGCCCGGGCCACCGCCGCATCACTGGACCTGGCCGTCGTGCGGGAACTGCTGCAGATGCGACGGCCGCTCAACGACCTGCCGGAGGTGACCATCCCCGACGGCGTGCGCATCGCCACCTATTCCGGACCGGCCGACGACGCCGAACTGCTGCGCGTCAACAATGCCGCGTTCGCCTGGCATCCCGAGCAAGGCGGCTGGACCGTCGCTGACATCGACGAGCGCCGCGGCGAAGCATGGTTCGACCCTGAAGGGATCTTCCTGGCCGTCGAGGAGACGACCGGAAAGCTGTTGGGCTTCCATTGGACGAAGGTGCACAACACCGATCTGGGCGAGGTTTACGTCGTCGGTGTCGACCCTGCTGCGCAGGGTCGCGGATTGGGCGGCGTGCTCACACTCGTGGGGCTGCATCACCTGGCTCGGGCGCTATCAGCAAGCTCACAGCCTGCGGCGATTCTTTACGTAGAGGCAGATAACTCCGCGGCGGTCAACACGTATGAGCGACTGGGTTTCGATGTGAAATCCGTCGACACCGCCTACGGGTAG
- a CDS encoding winged helix-turn-helix transcriptional regulator, with protein MDLLLLTVDPHPESVLPSLALLAHNVRTAPTEVSSLLEAGNADVAIVDARTDLAAARGLCRLLGTTGTSVPVVAVVNEGGLVAINVEWGLDEFLLPSTGPAEIDARLRLLVGRRVGTANQENVGKISLGELVIDEGTYTARLRGRPLDLTYKEFELLKYLAQHAGRVFTRAQLLQEVWGYDFFGGTRTVDVHVRRLRAKLGTEYESLIGTVRNVGYKAVRPARGRTPAPTSDLPEDAGVEVDSDDFDALPEPLADPLRSQ; from the coding sequence TTGGATCTATTGCTACTGACCGTCGATCCGCACCCAGAATCCGTGCTGCCATCGTTGGCGCTCCTCGCCCACAATGTGCGGACGGCGCCGACCGAGGTGTCATCGCTGTTGGAAGCCGGCAACGCGGATGTGGCGATCGTCGATGCGCGCACGGACCTGGCCGCCGCCCGCGGCCTATGTCGCCTGCTCGGCACCACGGGTACCTCGGTACCGGTGGTGGCCGTCGTCAACGAGGGCGGTTTGGTGGCCATCAACGTCGAATGGGGTCTCGACGAATTTCTGCTTCCGAGCACCGGGCCCGCCGAGATCGATGCCCGGTTGCGGCTGCTGGTAGGTCGCCGCGTCGGCACAGCCAACCAGGAGAACGTCGGCAAGATCAGCCTGGGCGAGCTGGTGATCGATGAGGGCACGTACACCGCGCGGCTTCGTGGCCGGCCGCTAGACCTCACATACAAGGAGTTCGAACTGCTGAAGTACCTCGCACAGCATGCGGGCCGGGTGTTCACCCGCGCGCAGTTGCTGCAGGAGGTTTGGGGTTATGACTTCTTCGGCGGCACCCGCACGGTCGACGTGCACGTGCGACGCCTACGGGCCAAGCTCGGCACCGAGTACGAGTCGCTGATCGGCACGGTGCGCAACGTCGGCTACAAGGCGGTTCGGCCCGCGCGAGGGCGGACACCGGCCCCGACTTCCGATCTGCCCGAGGACGCCGGAGTTGAGGTCGACTCCGATGATTTCGACGCCTTACCGGAGCCGCTCGCCGACCCCCTGCGCAGTCAGTGA
- the lmeA gene encoding mannan chain length control protein LmeA, with translation MGKNVRVRKLLIGVLATVTAVVVGVLGADFGAAIYAEYRLSRSVRSAADLAWDPSVAILGFPFIPQAANRHYDEVEIRAAGVSHPVVGKVSLEATLHSIDLLDSSWLVTPEAKLRVGKAESRIIIDSTHVGRFMGIPDLLVEAPTRESNDSTGGTTESGISGNRGVVFTGTPKAAGYDKRVSIAVDLSIGGPDQTTLVLTATDVLTGAGTADQPVPDDKKDEVLAAFSTSLPGQKLPFGLAPTAQGARGSDLIIEGIAEGVTVALDGFNLS, from the coding sequence GTGGGCAAGAATGTGCGGGTGCGAAAGCTGCTGATCGGTGTACTGGCGACCGTGACCGCCGTGGTGGTGGGCGTCCTCGGTGCCGATTTCGGTGCAGCGATCTACGCCGAGTATCGCCTGTCGAGAAGTGTGCGAAGCGCCGCTGACCTGGCCTGGGACCCGTCCGTGGCCATCCTCGGTTTTCCGTTCATCCCGCAGGCGGCGAACCGCCATTACGACGAAGTGGAAATCCGGGCCGCGGGCGTCAGCCATCCCGTGGTCGGGAAGGTCTCGCTGGAAGCAACCCTTCACTCCATCGATCTCTTGGACTCGTCGTGGCTGGTCACCCCTGAGGCCAAGCTGAGGGTCGGTAAGGCGGAGAGTCGCATCATCATCGATTCCACCCACGTCGGGCGGTTCATGGGCATCCCTGACCTGCTGGTCGAGGCGCCGACGCGGGAAAGCAACGACTCCACCGGCGGAACCACCGAATCAGGGATATCGGGCAATCGCGGGGTGGTGTTCACGGGGACCCCGAAGGCGGCCGGCTACGACAAGAGAGTCAGCATCGCCGTCGACCTGTCGATCGGCGGGCCCGACCAGACCACCCTGGTCCTGACGGCCACCGACGTGCTGACCGGCGCAGGTACCGCTGACCAGCCGGTTCCCGATGACAAGAAGGACGAGGTGCTGGCCGCGTTCTCCACCAGCCTGCCAGGACAGAAGTTGCCGTTCGGGCTCGCGCCCACCGCGCAGGGCGCCCGGGGCTCGGACCTGATAATCGAAGGCATCGCCGAGGGAGTAACCGTGGCCCTTGATGGGTTCAATCTGTCGTGA
- a CDS encoding thioredoxin family protein: MSTSWVLAIVVIVGALGLAYVIGRLLTLRAGLLKASAEAANVDTSDLGLSETGPTVLHFSAVWCGPCAGVRKVVEQVCDELPGVAHVEIDMDANPEAARRLSVLSLPTTIVFDADGRPRFRTHGVPKPADLRSALEPLLA, encoded by the coding sequence GTGAGCACTTCGTGGGTGTTGGCGATCGTCGTCATCGTGGGCGCGCTCGGGCTGGCCTATGTGATCGGCAGGCTGCTCACACTGCGCGCCGGACTCCTCAAAGCGAGTGCAGAAGCCGCCAATGTGGACACCAGTGACCTGGGGCTATCCGAGACAGGGCCGACGGTGCTGCATTTCAGCGCGGTGTGGTGCGGTCCGTGTGCCGGGGTGCGAAAGGTTGTCGAGCAGGTGTGCGACGAGCTGCCCGGCGTCGCGCATGTCGAGATCGACATGGACGCCAATCCGGAAGCGGCCAGGCGCCTTTCGGTGCTGTCTCTTCCCACCACGATCGTGTTCGACGCCGACGGGCGGCCGCGCTTTCGCACCCATGGTGTGCCCAAGCCCGCTGACCTGCGGTCCGCGTTGGAACCACTGTTGGCTTGA
- a CDS encoding Ms5788A family Cys-rich leader peptide, whose protein sequence is MSLGKLSLVSARLEPMLTKRRAVDLCRVAGCCCCCCSC, encoded by the coding sequence ATGTCATTGGGTAAGCTGTCGCTCGTGTCCGCCCGCCTTGAGCCCATGCTCACCAAGCGCCGCGCAGTGGATCTGTGCCGCGTTGCGGGTTGTTGTTGTTGTTGTTGTAGCTGCTGA
- a CDS encoding DUF4395 domain-containing protein, with protein sequence MSTSTSTTAAADQVDVRGPRFAAWVTTAVLIATLLVSAVSLAGAAVILGVQTVVFAIGAWRGPRQHPYGLIFRALVAPRLGPVTEKEPVPPLKFAQLVGFVFAIVGVVGFAAGIPLLGLIATGFALVAAFLNAAFGICLGCQIYPFVARFRRVSDKFPQPSPHPA encoded by the coding sequence ATGTCCACCAGCACGAGCACCACCGCCGCAGCAGACCAGGTGGACGTGCGGGGTCCACGCTTCGCGGCGTGGGTGACCACCGCCGTGCTCATCGCCACGCTGCTGGTGTCGGCCGTCAGCCTGGCGGGCGCCGCGGTGATCCTCGGCGTGCAGACGGTGGTGTTCGCGATCGGCGCGTGGCGCGGGCCCCGGCAGCATCCCTACGGCCTGATCTTCCGCGCCCTGGTGGCTCCCCGCCTCGGACCGGTCACCGAGAAGGAGCCGGTGCCCCCGCTGAAGTTCGCCCAGCTCGTCGGATTCGTGTTCGCGATCGTCGGCGTCGTCGGCTTCGCCGCAGGAATTCCGCTGCTCGGCCTGATCGCCACGGGGTTCGCACTCGTGGCAGCCTTTCTCAACGCGGCTTTCGGCATCTGCCTCGGCTGCCAGATTTATCCGTTCGTCGCACGGTTCCGCCGTGTGTCCGACAAGTTCCCACAACCCAGCCCGCACCCCGCATAG
- a CDS encoding sulfurtransferase: MARSDVLVTTDWAESNLDAPNTVFVEVDEDTSAYEGGHIAGAVRLDWKTELQDQVKRDFVDAQQFSKLLSDKGISNDDTVILYGGNNNWFAAYAYWYFKLYGHENVKLLDGGRKKWELDGRPLVTDVPQRPSTSYTAKAPDNSIRAFRDEVIEAIDSKNLVDVRSPDEFSGKILAPAHLPQEQSQRPGHIPGAINVPWSKAANEDGTFKSDDDLAKLYAEAGLDGQKETIAYCRIGERSSHTWFVLQELLGHQNVKNYDGSWTEYGSLVGAPIELGS; encoded by the coding sequence ATGGCACGCTCCGACGTCCTGGTCACCACTGACTGGGCCGAGAGCAATCTCGACGCGCCGAACACCGTCTTTGTCGAGGTCGACGAGGACACCTCGGCCTACGAAGGCGGTCACATCGCCGGCGCCGTAAGACTCGATTGGAAGACCGAACTGCAGGACCAGGTCAAGCGTGACTTCGTCGATGCCCAGCAGTTCTCGAAGTTGTTGTCCGACAAGGGCATCAGCAACGACGACACGGTGATCCTCTACGGCGGCAACAACAATTGGTTCGCCGCCTATGCGTACTGGTACTTCAAGCTGTACGGCCACGAGAACGTCAAGCTGCTCGACGGCGGCCGTAAGAAGTGGGAGCTGGACGGCCGTCCGCTGGTCACGGACGTACCGCAGCGCCCGTCGACCTCGTACACGGCAAAGGCGCCCGACAACAGCATCCGGGCCTTCCGCGACGAGGTCATCGAGGCCATCGACAGCAAGAACCTGGTGGATGTGCGCTCCCCCGACGAGTTCTCGGGAAAGATCCTCGCGCCGGCTCACCTCCCGCAGGAGCAGAGCCAGCGTCCAGGCCACATTCCCGGCGCGATCAACGTGCCGTGGAGCAAGGCGGCCAACGAGGACGGCACCTTCAAGTCCGACGACGACCTTGCCAAGCTGTACGCCGAGGCCGGTCTCGACGGTCAGAAGGAGACCATCGCGTACTGCCGAATCGGTGAGCGTTCCTCGCACACCTGGTTCGTCCTGCAGGAACTGCTGGGACACCAGAACGTCAAGAACTACGACGGCAGTTGGACGGAATACGGCTCCCTGGTGGGCGCCCCGATTGAGTTGGGAAGTTGA
- a CDS encoding DUF1416 domain-containing protein yields the protein MCSAPKQGQTLPAGVDLEKETVITGRVVDGSGQSVGGAFVRLLDASDEFTAEVVASATGDFRFFAAPGTWTLRALSPAGNGDASVAPSGAGIHEVDVKVA from the coding sequence ATGTGCTCTGCACCTAAGCAAGGACAGACGTTGCCTGCCGGCGTTGACCTGGAGAAGGAAACGGTGATCACCGGTCGCGTCGTAGACGGCTCCGGTCAGAGCGTCGGTGGCGCGTTCGTGCGTCTGCTCGACGCGTCCGACGAGTTCACCGCCGAGGTCGTCGCATCGGCAACCGGTGACTTCCGGTTCTTCGCCGCACCGGGCACGTGGACGCTGCGTGCGCTGTCGCCCGCGGGCAACGGCGACGCCAGCGTCGCACCGTCGGGCGCCGGTATCCACGAGGTCGACGTCAAGGTCGCCTGA
- a CDS encoding FABP family protein, whose product MVRGVHDLPPRHRRVVTSGDDAVAAAAERAKITAARNIPAFDDLPAPPDTANLRLGANLNDALLALLPLVGVWRGEGEGRGSEGDYRFGQQIVVSHDGGDYLIWEARSWRITEAGEYESPSLRESGFWRFVDDPADPAESQAIELLLAHSAGYVELFYGRPLNQSSWELATDALARTKSGMLVGGAKRLYGIVERGDLAYVEERVDADGGLVPHLSARLARYVG is encoded by the coding sequence CTGGTTCGCGGTGTACACGATCTACCGCCTCGTCACCGACGAGTCGTGACTTCCGGCGACGACGCAGTCGCGGCCGCGGCGGAGCGCGCGAAGATCACCGCGGCCCGCAATATCCCGGCCTTCGACGACCTTCCAGCCCCGCCCGATACCGCGAATCTTCGGCTGGGCGCGAACCTCAACGACGCACTGCTTGCTCTGCTCCCCCTCGTCGGGGTGTGGCGCGGGGAAGGTGAGGGCCGCGGATCCGAGGGCGACTACCGCTTCGGCCAACAGATCGTGGTCAGCCACGACGGCGGTGACTACCTGATCTGGGAGGCCCGATCGTGGCGAATCACCGAGGCCGGTGAATACGAGAGCCCGTCGCTGCGGGAGTCCGGATTCTGGCGGTTCGTCGATGACCCTGCCGATCCCGCCGAAAGCCAGGCGATTGAGCTTCTGCTGGCCCATTCGGCCGGCTACGTCGAGTTGTTCTACGGCCGCCCCCTGAACCAGTCGTCATGGGAGCTGGCCACCGACGCGCTGGCGCGCACCAAGTCCGGGATGCTCGTCGGTGGCGCCAAGCGGCTCTACGGCATCGTCGAGCGTGGCGACCTGGCCTATGTCGAAGAACGCGTCGACGCCGACGGTGGCCTGGTGCCGCACCTTTCCGCGCGGCTGGCGAGGTACGTCGGATGA
- a CDS encoding ABC transporter substrate-binding protein, translating to MGKRWWLAALLAVTASTIGTACAPTVDQRASAGPQNCTKDSLSTIYPGIFTVGTDQPAYPPWYMGDDPTNGEGFESALAFAVAGRLGYAREEVRWVRVAFNGALEAGPKTFDANLSQFSITDQRKASVDFSAPYFDVTQVVVTMDTSPAARVRSIGDLKRTQLGVQVGTTSHTAAIAIEGDIPVEVYNTNADAKLALSTGEIDALVADLPTAFAVAGELRGGRIVGQLPAEAESVEQFGIVLDKDSPLTRCVSSVVDGMRSDGTLSRLEHDWLADAGSAPVLG from the coding sequence ATGGGCAAACGGTGGTGGCTGGCGGCCCTGTTGGCCGTAACCGCGTCGACCATCGGCACCGCCTGCGCTCCGACCGTCGACCAGCGTGCCTCAGCCGGCCCCCAGAACTGCACCAAGGATTCGTTGTCGACGATCTATCCCGGCATCTTCACCGTCGGCACCGATCAGCCCGCCTATCCGCCCTGGTACATGGGTGATGACCCCACCAACGGCGAGGGGTTCGAAAGCGCGCTCGCGTTCGCCGTCGCGGGGAGGCTGGGCTACGCCCGCGAGGAGGTGCGCTGGGTTCGGGTTGCGTTCAACGGAGCTTTGGAGGCGGGTCCGAAGACGTTTGACGCCAACCTTTCTCAGTTTTCGATCACCGACCAACGCAAGGCTTCCGTCGACTTCTCGGCTCCCTATTTCGACGTCACTCAGGTTGTCGTCACGATGGACACCTCACCGGCCGCACGAGTGCGAAGCATCGGCGACTTGAAGAGGACGCAGCTTGGCGTGCAGGTCGGCACGACCAGTCACACCGCGGCGATTGCGATCGAGGGCGATATCCCCGTCGAGGTGTACAACACCAACGCCGACGCCAAACTGGCCTTGAGCACCGGCGAGATCGACGCCCTGGTCGCCGATCTTCCGACGGCGTTCGCCGTAGCAGGCGAACTGCGCGGCGGGAGGATCGTTGGACAGCTTCCCGCCGAGGCGGAGAGCGTGGAGCAGTTCGGCATCGTGCTCGACAAGGACAGTCCGCTCACCCGGTGCGTGTCGTCGGTCGTGGACGGAATGCGTTCGGACGGGACGCTGTCGCGACTGGAACACGACTGGCTCGCCGATGCGGGCAGCGCGCCCGTGCTGGGCTAA
- a CDS encoding aminodeoxychorismate lyase: MASQPAVLVTLDGELHDPQAPLLHADDLAAVRGDGVFETLLVRGGRPCLLESHLGRLTASATMMDLPAPDLPRWRAAVGVAVQQWLACGGDEGVLRLVYSRGRETGAGGPATSSTGSPCTAFATIGAVPARVADARSSGVAAVTLARGLSAEGASEMPWLLAGAKTLSYAVNMAALRHAARRGAGDVIFVGSDGLILEGPRSTVVVAIDLGGTPALLTPPPWYPILRGTTQQALFEVARNKGYDCDYRALRPADLLAAQGVWLVSSITLAARVHTLDGKALRPAPLAGEITKLVDAAIVCDR; the protein is encoded by the coding sequence ATGGCGAGCCAACCTGCGGTCCTGGTCACGCTCGACGGCGAACTGCACGACCCGCAGGCCCCGTTACTGCATGCCGACGACCTTGCGGCGGTCCGTGGCGACGGCGTATTCGAGACGCTTCTGGTCCGCGGCGGCAGGCCCTGCCTGCTGGAGTCTCATCTGGGCCGGCTCACGGCGTCGGCCACCATGATGGACCTGCCCGCGCCGGATCTTCCGAGATGGCGCGCGGCGGTGGGCGTGGCGGTGCAGCAGTGGCTCGCCTGCGGCGGAGACGAGGGAGTGTTGCGGCTCGTCTACAGCCGTGGACGCGAGACCGGAGCCGGAGGGCCTGCGACATCCAGTACCGGTTCACCGTGCACGGCGTTCGCGACTATCGGCGCGGTGCCTGCCCGGGTGGCCGACGCGCGCAGCAGCGGGGTCGCGGCGGTGACGCTGGCCCGCGGTCTCTCGGCCGAGGGGGCGAGCGAGATGCCGTGGCTGCTCGCGGGCGCCAAGACGCTGTCCTATGCGGTGAACATGGCCGCGCTGCGGCACGCCGCGCGGCGCGGCGCAGGCGACGTGATCTTCGTCGGCTCCGACGGGCTGATCTTGGAGGGGCCGCGGTCGACGGTCGTGGTCGCCATCGACCTCGGCGGCACTCCGGCGCTGCTGACTCCGCCGCCGTGGTATCCGATCCTTCGCGGAACCACGCAGCAGGCGCTGTTCGAAGTGGCGCGCAACAAGGGGTACGACTGCGACTACCGGGCGCTGCGGCCCGCTGATCTGCTTGCAGCGCAGGGTGTTTGGCTCGTATCGAGCATCACTCTCGCCGCCCGGGTGCACACCCTGGACGGAAAGGCGTTGCGGCCCGCCCCGCTGGCCGGTGAAATCACCAAGCTCGTCGACGCCGCGATCGTCTGTGATCGCTGA
- a CDS encoding YgfZ/GcvT domain-containing protein produces MSAVPAPDTGPDAGAVWHHGDPLGEQRAAIDGAVVVDRSQRAVIALTGADRNTWLHSISTQHVSNLADATVTENLSLDGQGRVEDHWVQTELGGVTYLDTESWRGEPLTAYLRRMVFWSDVVVEPADLAVLSLLGPRLADPAVLEVLGVTSLPAELTAVQLSSGGFLRRMAGPGIELDLVVPREAAASWRDRLVGAGMRCAGIWAYEALRVTALRARLGVDTDERTIPHEVGWIGSAVHLDKGCYRGQETVARVHNLGKPPRMLVLLHLDGSGDRPSTGDPVLAGGRAVGRLGTVVDHVDEGPIALALLKRGLPADTELTTGGESTVAAVIDADSMPPPDATGAGRLAVEQLRGGAR; encoded by the coding sequence ATGTCAGCTGTGCCTGCCCCCGACACCGGGCCCGACGCGGGTGCCGTGTGGCATCACGGTGATCCGCTGGGAGAACAGCGGGCCGCCATCGATGGCGCCGTCGTCGTGGACCGTTCCCAACGTGCCGTGATCGCCTTGACCGGTGCTGACCGCAACACCTGGCTGCACAGCATCTCCACCCAGCACGTCAGCAACCTCGCCGACGCCACCGTGACCGAGAACCTGAGCCTCGACGGCCAAGGACGTGTGGAAGATCACTGGGTTCAGACTGAGCTGGGCGGCGTCACGTACCTCGACACGGAGTCGTGGCGTGGTGAACCGCTGACGGCCTATCTGCGCAGGATGGTCTTCTGGTCCGACGTGGTCGTCGAACCGGCCGATCTGGCGGTTCTATCGTTGCTCGGCCCTCGGCTGGCGGACCCGGCCGTCCTGGAGGTACTCGGCGTCACGTCGCTACCGGCCGAGTTGACGGCCGTCCAGCTCTCCAGCGGCGGTTTCCTGCGCCGGATGGCGGGGCCCGGTATCGAGCTGGACCTGGTGGTTCCCCGAGAGGCGGCCGCCTCATGGCGCGATCGACTGGTGGGGGCCGGGATGCGCTGCGCAGGCATCTGGGCCTACGAGGCGCTCCGGGTCACCGCATTGCGGGCCAGGCTCGGTGTCGACACCGACGAGCGCACGATCCCACACGAGGTCGGCTGGATCGGCAGCGCAGTTCATCTGGACAAGGGCTGCTATCGCGGTCAGGAGACCGTCGCTCGCGTACACAATCTGGGCAAACCACCGCGGATGTTGGTACTGCTGCACCTCGACGGCTCCGGGGATCGGCCGTCCACCGGTGACCCGGTGCTTGCCGGTGGACGGGCCGTGGGCCGGCTGGGCACTGTCGTCGATCACGTCGACGAGGGTCCGATCGCCCTGGCATTGCTCAAGCGGGGCCTGCCGGCCGACACCGAACTGACCACCGGCGGGGAGTCGACGGTGGCCGCCGTGATCGACGCCGACTCGATGCCCCCACCCGACGCCACGGGCGCCGGACGGCTCGCGGTGGAACAGCTGCGAGGCGGCGCGCGTTAA
- a CDS encoding DUF3073 domain-containing protein has protein sequence MGRGRAKAKQTKVARELKYSSPQTDFTQLQRELAGADDLNGTDRLADDDLADDDDWPR, from the coding sequence ATGGGCCGCGGCCGGGCGAAGGCAAAGCAGACCAAGGTTGCTCGTGAGCTCAAGTACAGCTCACCGCAGACCGATTTCACGCAGCTACAGCGTGAATTAGCGGGCGCTGACGATCTCAACGGCACCGACAGGTTGGCCGACGACGACTTGGCCGACGACGACGATTGGCCTCGCTGA
- the purM gene encoding phosphoribosylformylglycinamidine cyclo-ligase: MTERAEPAGISYASAGVDIEAGDRAVELLKPLAKKATRAEVRGGLGGFAGLFALRSYREPVLASSTDGVGTKLAVAQAMDKHDTVGIDLVAMVVDDLVVCGAEPLFLQDYIAVGRTVPERISELVAGIANGCVMAGCALLGGETAEHPGLMAPDHYDISGTGVGVVEADDVLGPDRVKPGDVLIGMSSTGLHSNGYSLARKVLLEIDRMNLAGHVEEFGRTLGEELLEPTRIYAKDCLALIAETQVRTFCHVTGGGLAGNIERVVPPGLTAEIDRGTWTPAPVFAMIAQRGRVERVEMEKTFNLGVGMVAVVAPEDTDRALAVLTARHLNCWILGTVTKGGKDSPRAKLVGQHPRF, translated from the coding sequence ATGACCGAACGCGCCGAACCTGCCGGCATCTCCTACGCGTCGGCCGGGGTCGACATCGAAGCCGGTGACCGCGCCGTCGAACTTCTGAAACCGCTCGCCAAAAAGGCCACCAGAGCTGAAGTGCGGGGTGGCCTCGGCGGATTCGCCGGGCTGTTCGCCCTGCGCAGCTATCGGGAGCCGGTGCTGGCGTCATCGACCGACGGCGTCGGCACCAAGCTCGCGGTCGCCCAGGCGATGGACAAACACGACACCGTCGGCATCGACCTCGTTGCGATGGTCGTCGACGATCTCGTGGTCTGCGGCGCCGAGCCGCTGTTCCTGCAGGACTACATCGCGGTGGGACGTACGGTCCCCGAGCGGATCTCCGAGCTGGTGGCGGGCATCGCCAACGGCTGCGTGATGGCCGGCTGCGCACTGCTGGGCGGGGAGACCGCCGAGCACCCCGGTCTGATGGCGCCCGATCACTACGACATTTCGGGTACCGGTGTCGGTGTCGTGGAGGCTGACGACGTACTGGGTCCCGACCGGGTCAAGCCCGGTGACGTGCTCATCGGGATGTCGTCGACCGGCCTGCACTCCAACGGATACTCACTGGCCCGCAAGGTACTGCTGGAGATCGACCGGATGAACCTCGCCGGGCATGTCGAAGAGTTCGGTCGCACACTCGGTGAAGAGCTGTTGGAGCCGACTCGCATCTACGCCAAGGACTGCCTTGCGTTGATCGCCGAGACGCAGGTCCGCACTTTCTGCCATGTCACCGGGGGCGGGCTGGCAGGCAATATCGAGCGGGTGGTGCCACCCGGCCTCACGGCCGAAATCGACCGTGGCACATGGACTCCCGCGCCGGTATTCGCGATGATCGCACAGCGTGGCCGCGTCGAGCGGGTCGAGATGGAAAAGACGTTCAACCTGGGCGTCGGCATGGTCGCCGTCGTCGCGCCGGAGGACACCGATCGCGCGCTGGCGGTGCTGACGGCGCGCCATCTCAACTGTTGGATCCTGGGCACCGTCACCAAGGGCGGTAAGGACAGCCCACGCGCCAAGCTCGTGGGCCAGCACCCGCGCTTCTAG
- a CDS encoding cupin domain-containing protein: MKLVRWFAPTLPVVLTATAALIAPAAAVATPAVSVDSVVISQATVDGIDYITRRVTIAPGGSTGWHYHDGRVFALVKEGTLTRTMADCKDIVDPAGAPVTEDIGPDHVHNGRNLGPVPVVMWVDYIQPTGTALSVSVPPPAGCPI, encoded by the coding sequence ATGAAACTTGTTCGCTGGTTCGCACCGACGCTGCCTGTGGTTCTGACTGCTACCGCGGCTCTGATCGCCCCCGCCGCTGCGGTCGCGACCCCCGCCGTCAGCGTTGATTCGGTCGTCATCAGTCAGGCGACCGTCGACGGCATCGACTACATCACGCGCAGAGTCACCATCGCGCCCGGCGGCAGCACGGGCTGGCACTACCACGACGGACGGGTGTTCGCCCTCGTCAAGGAAGGCACCCTGACCCGCACCATGGCGGACTGCAAGGACATCGTGGATCCGGCAGGTGCCCCGGTCACCGAAGACATCGGCCCCGACCACGTACACAACGGCCGCAACCTGGGTCCCGTGCCAGTGGTGATGTGGGTGGACTACATCCAGCCGACGGGCACCGCGCTGTCCGTGAGCGTGCCCCCGCCAGCGGGCTGCCCGATTTAG